DNA from Kitasatospora herbaricolor:
CGGCCTGGAAGCCGAGCGCGCCGAGCAGGCCGGCGCCGGACTCACGTTCCAGGAAGACGTCGGTGGGCACCTGCACCAGCGAGGCCCACGGCAGCAGCGGCGCGATCTCGCCGAGCAGGCCGGGGAAGAGGCCGATCGGCAGCAGCATCCCGGAGAAGAACATCGACACCACCAGCATCACCGACCGCACGCCGTCCGAGTCGTGCAGCCAGAAGCCGGTGAGCACGACCAGGTAGCGCAGCCCGAAGCTGACCAGCACCGCGAGCAGCACCGACAGCAGGAACTCGGCCCAGACCAGCGGGTCGTGCGGCACCCGCAGGTCGAAGACGAGCGCCCCGGCGATCATCGGGGCGGCGCCACGCGCCACCAGGTGGAAGCCGGCCCGCCCCAGGTCGCCGGCCAGCCACCAGCCCTGGAAGTCCACCGGACGGTAGAGGTCGACGGCGATGTCACCGGTGCGGAAGCGCTCCTGGACGTCGTCCTGGAAACCG
Protein-coding regions in this window:
- a CDS encoding ABC transporter permease: MPVSVKPGGPPRGRPPGTAHAGAARVYLAVAAGSFRRYSTYRAATLAGAFTNTVFGFILAYSFLALWRARPGLGGYDTAQAVTYIWVSQALLVTVAVWGGGFQDDVQERFRTGDIAVDLYRPVDFQGWWLAGDLGRAGFHLVARGAAPMIAGALVFDLRVPHDPLVWAEFLLSVLLAVLVSFGLRYLVVLTGFWLHDSDGVRSVMLVVSMFFSGMLLPIGLFPGLLGEIAPLLPWASLVQVPTDVFLERESGAGLLGALGFQAAWAVVLLALGRVVQLLATRRVVVQGG